The genome window CTGTTACGACTCCAAAAGTTTTGTTCCATTTCATCCGCAACACGGAGTGCAACATCCATTCACTGGCATGCAGGGATTGCACGGATCGCATGGCCCACACTGATATGGCGGGAATGGTCCACAAGGTCCGCATGGTCCACAAGGTGGGCAAGGTGGACAGGGGCCACAAGGCGGACATGGGCCGCATGGTCCGCAAGGGCTACACGGACTGCAAGGACTAGGCGGACCACAAGGTGGGCATGGCTCGCAAGGCGACGGCAAACATGGAGGAACTGGAGGACAACAAGCGGCTGGATTAGGTGGAATACACCGCAAAGTTTGTGGTCCTGTTGCATAACAACAGTATTCAGGTGGCGGCGGAACACGAATGACTTGCGGCTTCGGTTGACATAGTAATGTTTGGCACACCTCCTTCGGTGACATAACTACTCGCGGGCAACAAACAACATATGGGTCAGAGCGAACGGCTGGGTACCACGTGACACGTGGTTCACTAACCATTTGCGAAATCCACCGAACCACAGGCTTACGTCGAACCTTCATAACTTCTGTAATATGAGGCACTGTCACCGGTTTCACACGGCACACCAGCTTCGGATCTTGAACTACCTTTTTCACATAAACGACCTTCTTCTGAACAACCAATCGGGGTGGTTGCTGCACCGTCACATTTCGACGTGTAGCTGGTGGCAGTGGCGGACAACATTGTGGCATACATTCAAGAGCACAAGCCGTCACGCTACATGGTGGTCCCTGAAGAATCAGTAAATTAACATCGATACTGAATAGACAAGGAGTTATAAACTGACCTGTGGACAGGGGGGCGGACATGGATCACATGGTGAACAGCATGGTGGTGGGCAACACGGTGGCGGACAGCAGGCACACATC of Hermetia illucens chromosome 4, iHerIll2.2.curated.20191125, whole genome shotgun sequence contains these proteins:
- the LOC119655031 gene encoding DBF4-type zinc finger-containing protein 2 homolog; this translates as MCACCPPPCCPPPCCSPCDPCPPPCPQGPPCSVTACALECMPQCCPPLPPATRRNVTVQQPPRLVVQKKVVYVKKVVQDPKLVCRVKPVTVPHITEVMKVRRKPVVRWISQMVSEPRVTWYPAVRSDPYVVCCPRVVMSPKEVCQTLLCQPKPQVIRVPPPPEYCCYATGPQTLRCIPPNPAACCPPVPPCLPSPCEPCPPCGPPSPCSPCSPCGPCGPCPPCGPCPPCPPCGPCGPCGPFPPYQCGPCDPCNPCMPVNGCCTPCCG